In Synechococcus sp. RS9909, one genomic interval encodes:
- a CDS encoding DUF2839 domain-containing protein — translation MGEARRRASQGLPPRRPRPDPAEAERVVSWLPLSKGQTRQFMAVTTRGAWIGIGALVLFWVMVRFIGPAAGWWTLADMP, via the coding sequence ATGGGAGAAGCACGCCGCCGCGCCAGCCAAGGACTTCCGCCCCGTCGTCCCCGGCCTGACCCTGCAGAGGCGGAACGGGTCGTCTCGTGGCTGCCCCTCAGCAAAGGGCAGACCCGCCAGTTCATGGCGGTGACCACCCGCGGCGCCTGGATCGGCATCGGTGCGCTGGTGCTGTTCTGGGTGATGGTGCGCTTCATCGGCCCAGCCGCGGGCTGGTGGACCCTGGCTGACATGCCCTGA
- a CDS encoding prephenate/arogenate dehydrogenase: MQQQVADVPKLPAAVGIVGLGLIGGSLGLDLQALGCQVVGLVHRSSTAERAMERHLVHQVSTDPAILRDCELIILALPIESLLDPDPGLVAALPPHAVVTDVASVKAPVLEVWRDRHRRFVASHPMAGTAESGVDAGLSGLFRGRPWVATPELATDAEALALVAQLARALGSHWLTATAPCHDQAVALISHVPVLVSAALLRAAGSERDPSVRELACQLASSGFADTTRVGAGNPALGTAMAARNTDAVLRGLAAYRWSLEQLEGAILAGNWAQLERELEHTRALRPAFLEADGAGISASAPAAGRAGL, from the coding sequence ATGCAGCAGCAGGTGGCCGATGTCCCGAAGCTCCCCGCAGCAGTCGGCATCGTTGGCTTGGGCCTGATCGGGGGCTCTCTCGGGCTGGATCTGCAGGCCCTGGGTTGTCAGGTTGTCGGTCTGGTGCATCGTTCTTCCACGGCCGAACGGGCCATGGAGCGGCATCTGGTGCACCAGGTGAGCACCGATCCGGCGATTCTGCGCGACTGCGAGCTGATCATTCTGGCGTTGCCGATCGAGTCTCTTCTCGATCCCGATCCCGGGCTCGTGGCGGCCTTGCCGCCGCATGCGGTGGTCACGGATGTGGCGTCGGTCAAGGCCCCGGTGCTGGAGGTCTGGCGTGATCGGCATCGCCGTTTCGTGGCCAGCCATCCGATGGCGGGAACCGCTGAGTCCGGAGTGGATGCGGGCCTGTCTGGGCTGTTCCGTGGTCGCCCCTGGGTCGCCACGCCGGAGCTGGCCACCGACGCCGAGGCGCTTGCGCTGGTGGCGCAACTGGCGCGTGCCCTGGGCAGTCACTGGCTCACGGCCACGGCCCCCTGCCATGACCAGGCCGTGGCGCTGATCTCCCATGTGCCCGTGCTGGTGAGTGCGGCGCTTCTGCGCGCAGCCGGTTCGGAGCGGGATCCGTCCGTGCGGGAGCTGGCTTGCCAACTCGCATCGAGTGGTTTTGCCGACACCACCCGGGTGGGAGCGGGCAACCCCGCGCTCGGGACGGCGATGGCCGCCCGCAACACCGACGCGGTGCTGCGGGGGTTGGCGGCCTATCGCTGGAGCCTGGAGCAGCTGGAGGGAGCCATCCTCGCGGGGAACTGGGCGCAGCTGGAGCGGGAACTGGAGCACACCCGCGCCCTCAGGCCCGCCTTCCTCGAGGCTGACGGGGCTGGCATCAGTGCTTCAGCTCCAGCGGCAGGCCGCGCTGGGCTGTGA
- the crtD gene encoding C-3',4' desaturase CrtD — protein MEPAQDVVVIGGGIAGLTATALLARHGLRVTLLEAHHQLGGCAGTFRRGPYTFDVGATQVAGLEPGGSHARILAHLELALPAAEPLDPGCVVDLADGTEPIRLWRQPERWKQEREWHFPGSAPFWALCERLHRSNWAFAVQDPVLPVRSGWDLLQTLGAIGPGNLASAPLSLLSVADLLRLSSCQHHERLRRFLDLQLRLYSQEPAARTAALYGATVLQMAQEPQGLWHLQGSMQTLSDQLATAIRRDGGTLLLRHRVVALERHPARGAWQVRAQRANGDTLNLEAADVVCSLPPQCLPSLIPAVSAGGSRDPMPPSYRRHLKHLNAPSGALVLYAAVSRSSLPADCPAHLQRDGNTPGSLFVSVSREGDGRAPQGEATLIASVFTDPDSWCDLADPEYRQRKQDVQQTIVTTLQDWLGITPEQWRHQELATPRSFAFWTGRPRGIVGGLGQSPARFGPFGLASRTPVANLWLCGDAIHPGEGTAGVSLSALMACRQLTAQRGLPLELKH, from the coding sequence ATGGAGCCAGCACAAGACGTGGTTGTGATCGGCGGCGGAATCGCCGGTCTGACGGCCACAGCGCTCCTGGCCCGCCATGGCCTGCGGGTCACCCTGCTGGAGGCCCATCACCAGCTCGGTGGCTGTGCCGGCACCTTCCGGCGTGGCCCCTACACCTTTGATGTGGGTGCCACCCAGGTGGCCGGGCTGGAGCCGGGGGGCAGCCATGCGCGAATCCTGGCCCACCTGGAGCTGGCCTTGCCCGCCGCCGAACCGCTCGATCCCGGCTGCGTGGTGGACCTGGCCGATGGCACGGAACCGATCCGGCTCTGGCGCCAGCCAGAGCGCTGGAAGCAGGAACGGGAGTGGCACTTTCCAGGCAGCGCACCCTTCTGGGCGCTCTGCGAACGGCTGCATCGCAGCAACTGGGCCTTCGCCGTCCAAGATCCGGTGCTGCCGGTCCGCTCCGGCTGGGATCTGCTCCAGACCCTGGGAGCGATCGGGCCCGGCAACCTCGCCAGTGCACCCCTGAGCCTGCTCAGCGTGGCGGATCTGCTCCGACTCAGTAGCTGCCAGCACCACGAGCGGCTGCGTCGCTTTCTCGATCTGCAATTGCGGCTCTACTCCCAGGAGCCGGCGGCGCGCACGGCGGCTCTGTATGGCGCCACGGTGCTGCAGATGGCCCAGGAGCCCCAGGGACTCTGGCATCTTCAGGGCTCCATGCAGACCCTGAGCGATCAGTTGGCCACCGCCATCAGGCGCGATGGCGGCACCCTGCTGCTGCGCCATCGGGTGGTGGCCCTGGAGCGCCATCCGGCGCGGGGTGCCTGGCAGGTGCGGGCGCAACGCGCCAACGGCGACACCCTGAACCTGGAGGCCGCCGATGTGGTGTGCAGCCTGCCGCCCCAGTGCCTGCCCAGCCTGATCCCGGCGGTCTCCGCTGGCGGCAGCCGCGACCCGATGCCCCCCTCCTATCGGCGCCATCTCAAGCACTTGAACGCCCCCAGCGGCGCCCTGGTGCTGTATGCAGCCGTCTCCCGTTCGTCGCTCCCAGCCGACTGCCCCGCCCATCTCCAGCGCGATGGCAACACGCCTGGATCGCTGTTTGTGTCGGTGAGCCGAGAGGGCGATGGACGCGCTCCCCAGGGCGAAGCCACCCTGATTGCCAGCGTGTTCACCGATCCCGACAGCTGGTGCGACCTAGCCGATCCCGAGTACCGGCAACGCAAGCAGGACGTGCAACAGACGATCGTGACCACCCTCCAGGACTGGCTCGGTATCACCCCGGAGCAGTGGCGGCATCAGGAGCTGGCCACGCCCCGCTCCTTTGCCTTCTGGACCGGCCGCCCCCGAGGCATCGTGGGCGGTCTTGGTCAGAGCCCGGCACGCTTCGGTCCGTTCGGCCTGGCGAGTCGCACCCCGGTGGCCAATCTCTGGCTCTGCGGCGACGCGATCCACCCAGGCGAGGGCACGGCGGGCGTCAGCCTTTCGGCCCTGATGGCCTGTCGGCAGCTCACAGCCCAGCGCGGCCTGCCGCTGGAGCTGAAGCACTGA
- a CDS encoding fructosamine kinase family protein, with translation MGACWQQWRPVRVQAELEQLLDRQPQLAAGARLQRFQPVGGGCSQQAYQLQLSDGRLLFAKAGDPSMLKAEQRGLQALHRHLDPTDLWVPEPLVFDAGTSARGWLLLSWHGFTQGDQARLGRGLARLHRRSAQQGSLENGAGWFGWAWDGYIGLGHQPGGWCQSWGEAFVELRLRPQLEQAQSWGLALADLDPWLDELRDRLDRHGPDAALVHGDLWGGNAAVLADGRGLIFDPASWWADREVDLAMTRCFGGFSQAFYSGYHQEWPLPPGADQRVEIYNLYHWLNHANLFGGGYRQQCLRFLHHRPALSW, from the coding sequence ATGGGGGCATGTTGGCAGCAGTGGCGGCCGGTTCGGGTGCAGGCGGAGTTGGAGCAACTGCTGGATCGCCAGCCCCAGTTGGCTGCAGGCGCCCGGTTGCAGCGTTTTCAGCCGGTGGGTGGCGGCTGCAGTCAGCAGGCCTATCAGCTGCAGCTCAGCGATGGGCGCCTGCTGTTCGCCAAAGCCGGTGACCCTTCGATGCTCAAGGCGGAGCAGCGTGGTCTGCAGGCCTTGCATCGTCATCTCGATCCCACCGACCTGTGGGTGCCGGAGCCCCTGGTGTTCGACGCTGGCACGTCCGCTCGTGGTTGGCTGCTGCTCTCCTGGCATGGGTTCACCCAGGGCGACCAGGCGAGGCTCGGGCGCGGTCTGGCTCGCCTGCATCGGCGATCGGCGCAGCAGGGTTCGCTTGAGAACGGGGCTGGTTGGTTCGGCTGGGCCTGGGATGGCTACATCGGCCTGGGCCATCAACCCGGCGGTTGGTGCCAGAGCTGGGGTGAGGCGTTCGTGGAGTTAAGACTCAGGCCCCAGCTGGAGCAGGCCCAGTCGTGGGGGTTGGCGCTGGCTGATCTCGATCCGTGGCTCGACGAGCTGCGGGATCGGCTCGATCGGCATGGGCCTGACGCTGCCTTGGTGCACGGCGATCTCTGGGGCGGGAATGCGGCCGTGCTGGCGGATGGTCGAGGCCTGATTTTCGATCCGGCCAGCTGGTGGGCCGATCGTGAGGTGGATCTGGCGATGACCCGGTGCTTCGGAGGCTTTTCGCAAGCCTTCTACAGCGGTTACCACCAGGAATGGCCCTTGCCTCCAGGAGCTGACCAACGGGTGGAGATCTACAACCTCTATCACTGGCTCAACCATGCCAACCTGTTTGGTGGTGGCTACAGGCAGCAGTGCCTGCGCTTCCTTCACCACCGGCCGGCGCTGTCGTGGTGA
- a CDS encoding CAAD domain-containing protein, with product MSEDSTAVNDSTSTATPETDTATAAEGVNFSERYSEVLGKVNATLDQVDWSQVGRIGKIVGIFAAVIVAQILIKGILDTINLLPVVPGLLELLGVVVVGQWSWKNLTTSEKRQALISRVQTLRQDYLG from the coding sequence ATGAGCGAGGACAGCACCGCGGTGAACGACTCGACGTCTACCGCAACCCCTGAAACCGACACGGCCACCGCTGCTGAGGGCGTCAACTTCAGTGAGCGCTACAGCGAAGTGCTGGGCAAGGTGAATGCCACGCTCGATCAGGTCGACTGGAGCCAAGTGGGTCGCATCGGCAAGATCGTGGGCATTTTCGCGGCGGTGATCGTGGCGCAGATCCTGATCAAGGGCATCCTCGACACCATCAATCTGCTCCCTGTCGTGCCCGGCCTGCTGGAGCTGCTCGGTGTGGTGGTGGTCGGCCAGTGGAGCTGGAAGAACCTCACCACCAGCGAAAAACGTCAGGCCCTGATCAGTCGCGTCCAGACCCTGCGTCAGGACTACCTGGGCTGA
- a CDS encoding M67 family metallopeptidase — MPAERIGRLSEMPERLLLGRQCLIVLKRTLAAPAPEEGCALLLGSLVIGGASTRSTWRVHRVWPCCNVWSPGLAALPEPPDASLTRRHRFALDPREQLHAQRWARARGLQVLGTAHSHPEGEPEPSRRDLDWATTPSLMLILGGSGALGAWWIEADAASPLLLEHTDGEAS; from the coding sequence ATGCCAGCCGAGCGTATCGGTCGGCTCTCCGAAATGCCAGAACGGCTGCTCCTCGGTCGGCAATGCCTGATCGTTCTCAAACGCACCCTGGCCGCTCCGGCGCCGGAGGAGGGCTGTGCGCTGCTGCTTGGCTCGCTCGTCATCGGTGGTGCATCAACACGCAGCACCTGGCGGGTGCATCGGGTGTGGCCCTGCTGCAACGTCTGGAGCCCTGGCCTGGCCGCCTTGCCGGAGCCGCCCGATGCCTCCCTCACGCGTCGCCATCGCTTCGCTCTGGATCCACGGGAACAGTTGCATGCGCAGCGCTGGGCCCGCGCCCGTGGGCTGCAGGTGCTGGGGACAGCCCATTCCCATCCGGAAGGGGAGCCGGAGCCGTCACGGCGCGATCTTGACTGGGCGACGACGCCGAGCCTGATGCTGATCCTGGGTGGCTCGGGCGCGTTGGGGGCATGGTGGATCGAGGCGGATGCGGCATCGCCACTCTTGCTCGAACACACTGATGGGGAAGCGAGCTGA
- the moeB gene encoding molybdopterin-synthase adenylyltransferase MoeB has product MVPLDAVPEELSAEERQRYARHLSLPELGLEGQKRLRSASVLCVGTGGLGSPLLLYLAAAGVGRIGVVDFDQVEASNLQRQVIHGSASVGQAKTRSAASRLHDLNPHVQVVEHNTRLDPSNALQILEPYDLVCDGTDNFPSRYLINDACVLLGKPCIYGSVQGFEGQVSVFNRTADSPNYRDLVPQPPPPGLVPSCAAAGVLGVMPGLIGLIQATEAIKLIAGLGTCLDGRVLLVDALAMRFRELTLAPSPTREPIQHLIDYQAFCGHSGSAFAQEKQVESVSVRELKALLDSGADLLLIDVRNPAEVEVAVIEGSEHFPLSAIESGAAIEPIRNRASGRSLYIHCKLGSRSAKAVALLAEHGIEAINVSGGIEAWSLEVDETVPRY; this is encoded by the coding sequence ATGGTTCCGTTGGATGCTGTGCCCGAAGAGCTCAGTGCCGAAGAGCGCCAGCGCTATGCCCGCCACCTGAGCCTGCCGGAGCTGGGCCTTGAAGGGCAGAAGCGTCTCCGCAGTGCTTCGGTGTTGTGCGTGGGCACTGGTGGCCTGGGGTCACCCCTGCTGCTTTATCTGGCAGCCGCGGGTGTGGGGCGGATCGGCGTCGTCGATTTCGATCAGGTGGAGGCGTCCAACCTGCAGCGTCAGGTGATTCATGGCAGCGCCAGCGTTGGCCAGGCCAAAACCCGCTCGGCGGCCAGCCGGCTCCACGACCTCAATCCTCATGTACAGGTGGTGGAGCACAACACGAGGCTCGATCCGAGCAATGCCCTGCAGATTCTCGAGCCCTACGACCTGGTGTGCGACGGCACCGACAACTTCCCCAGCCGCTACCTCATCAACGATGCCTGTGTGCTGCTCGGCAAGCCTTGCATCTATGGATCGGTGCAGGGCTTTGAGGGGCAGGTGAGCGTGTTCAACCGCACGGCTGACAGTCCGAATTACCGGGACCTGGTGCCGCAGCCGCCTCCGCCGGGCCTGGTGCCATCGTGCGCTGCCGCTGGCGTGCTGGGCGTGATGCCCGGTTTGATCGGTCTGATCCAGGCCACCGAGGCGATCAAGCTGATCGCCGGACTCGGCACCTGCCTGGATGGTCGGGTGCTGTTGGTGGATGCGTTGGCGATGCGCTTTCGGGAGTTGACGCTTGCCCCGTCGCCCACGCGCGAGCCGATCCAACACCTGATTGACTATCAGGCATTCTGCGGCCACTCCGGATCCGCATTCGCCCAGGAGAAGCAAGTGGAAAGCGTGTCCGTGCGGGAGCTCAAGGCGTTGCTGGATTCAGGCGCCGACCTGCTGCTGATCGATGTGCGCAACCCCGCTGAAGTGGAGGTGGCGGTGATCGAGGGATCGGAACATTTCCCCCTCAGCGCCATTGAGAGCGGCGCGGCGATCGAGCCCATCCGCAACCGGGCCAGCGGCCGCAGTCTCTACATCCACTGCAAGCTGGGAAGTCGCTCCGCCAAGGCGGTGGCACTGCTGGCTGAGCACGGCATCGAGGCGATCAATGTCAGCGGCGGCATCGAGGCCTGGTCGTTGGAGGTGGATGAAACGGTGCCGCGCTACTGA
- a CDS encoding cob(I)yrinic acid a,c-diamide adenosyltransferase, with protein MAGNRRPAIGIVTAADSRERSLGQLHVYDGEGKGKSQAALGVVLRTIGLGICEQRRTRVLLLRFLKGPGRAYDEDAAIEALQQGFPHLIDQVRTGRGEYFGADEVSRFDRQEAQRGWDIAKGAIASALYSVVVLDELNPVLELGLLDLDDVLRSLRERPEGMEIIVTGRAAPRTLVQMADLHSEMRAHRRPEPSEAGVTAMAPQGGIEIYTGEGKGKSTSALGKALQAIGRGISQDKSHRVLILQWLKGGSGYTEDAAIAALRESYPHLVDHLRSGRDAIVWRGQQQPIDYVEAERAWEIARAAIASGLYKTVILDELNPSVDLELLPVEPILQTLLRKPAETEVIITGRCKNPPAYFDLASVHSEMVCHKHYAEQGVDLKRGVDY; from the coding sequence ATGGCAGGGAATCGACGACCAGCCATCGGCATCGTGACTGCCGCTGACAGCCGCGAACGCAGCCTCGGTCAACTGCATGTCTACGACGGGGAGGGCAAGGGCAAAAGCCAGGCTGCGCTTGGCGTGGTGCTGCGCACCATCGGGCTTGGCATCTGCGAACAACGCCGCACCCGGGTGTTGCTGCTGCGGTTTCTGAAGGGGCCAGGCCGGGCCTACGACGAGGATGCGGCGATCGAAGCCCTGCAGCAGGGGTTCCCCCATCTGATCGACCAGGTGCGCACCGGTCGTGGCGAGTATTTCGGGGCTGATGAGGTGAGCCGCTTTGACCGGCAGGAAGCGCAGCGGGGCTGGGACATCGCTAAGGGAGCGATCGCCAGCGCCCTCTATTCCGTGGTGGTACTCGATGAGCTCAACCCGGTGCTGGAGCTGGGGTTGCTCGATCTCGACGACGTGTTGCGGAGCCTGCGCGAGCGGCCGGAGGGCATGGAGATCATCGTCACCGGACGGGCCGCCCCCCGCACCCTGGTGCAGATGGCGGATCTCCATTCAGAGATGCGCGCTCACCGGCGGCCCGAACCCTCAGAGGCCGGCGTGACGGCCATGGCACCCCAGGGAGGCATCGAGATCTACACCGGCGAAGGCAAGGGCAAGTCCACCAGCGCCCTGGGCAAGGCCCTCCAGGCCATCGGCCGCGGCATCTCGCAAGACAAAAGCCACCGGGTGTTGATCCTGCAGTGGCTCAAGGGGGGCAGCGGCTACACCGAAGATGCGGCCATCGCTGCCCTGCGCGAGAGCTACCCCCACCTGGTGGATCACCTGCGCTCAGGCCGTGATGCGATCGTCTGGCGCGGCCAGCAGCAACCGATCGATTACGTGGAAGCCGAGCGGGCCTGGGAAATAGCGCGCGCCGCGATTGCCAGCGGGCTCTACAAAACGGTGATCCTGGATGAACTGAATCCCAGCGTGGATCTGGAACTGCTGCCGGTGGAGCCGATCCTCCAGACCTTGCTGCGCAAGCCGGCGGAAACCGAGGTGATCATCACCGGCCGCTGCAAGAACCCTCCCGCCTATTTCGATCTGGCCAGCGTGCACTCCGAGATGGTGTGCCACAAGCACTACGCCGAACAGGGCGTCGATCTCAAACGCGGCGTGGATTACTGA
- a CDS encoding cation:proton antiporter, translating into MDIIPVENQARLFLAIAIAAWLPAVMPWLVLPSAVLEILLGVMLGPHGFQLDHPGPALTLLANLGMGFLFLQAGFELDPRGVLSRGFGQGLGAWLLSIPLAALSASLLISVGTIPPAGVMWVMLALITTSLGIVQPLLRDRAWLPTNYRSLLMVHAVVGEVIPVAVLSVLQNHHSGRGMALIQLMAYALISALLLILLLKHRQAWEQFLQRTMGGSSQVPMRFVVGLLAVMVALAHLLEVDLILGALMAGVLLRFGANTALWPQFQARLDGVGGGFLVPLFFVVTGMNLDFHPLLSQPQDLLLIPCLVVVMLLVRGLPVWWMSRRDCAQPAARIALAFDVSTQLPLVVAVVVIAQRQGVLSMRVVTLFISAAMVTVMLFPGIASRILALIDASPRTLKSEVP; encoded by the coding sequence ATGGACATCATTCCGGTTGAAAACCAGGCTCGCCTGTTCTTGGCGATTGCCATTGCGGCCTGGTTACCCGCGGTGATGCCCTGGCTGGTGTTGCCTTCCGCAGTGTTGGAAATCCTTCTCGGCGTGATGCTCGGTCCCCATGGCTTTCAGCTGGACCATCCAGGACCGGCTCTGACCTTGCTCGCCAATCTGGGGATGGGCTTTTTATTCCTGCAAGCGGGATTTGAGCTCGATCCTCGAGGCGTCCTAAGCCGTGGCTTTGGTCAGGGGCTGGGCGCTTGGTTGCTGTCGATTCCGCTCGCGGCACTTTCGGCCTCGCTGCTGATCAGCGTTGGCACCATCCCCCCGGCAGGCGTCATGTGGGTGATGTTGGCCTTGATCACCACATCACTTGGGATCGTCCAGCCGCTCTTGCGGGATCGCGCCTGGTTGCCCACCAACTATCGCTCTCTGCTCATGGTGCACGCCGTGGTGGGGGAAGTGATTCCGGTCGCAGTGCTGAGTGTCCTTCAAAATCATCACTCTGGTCGTGGCATGGCGTTGATCCAGTTGATGGCCTACGCCTTGATCAGTGCTCTCTTGCTGATCTTGCTGCTCAAGCATCGTCAGGCTTGGGAGCAGTTCTTACAGCGCACCATGGGGGGGAGCTCCCAGGTGCCGATGCGCTTCGTCGTCGGTTTGCTGGCCGTGATGGTGGCGCTGGCCCACCTGCTCGAAGTTGACTTGATCCTGGGTGCTCTAATGGCGGGCGTCTTGCTTCGATTTGGCGCTAATACGGCGCTCTGGCCTCAGTTTCAAGCCCGTTTGGATGGGGTGGGCGGAGGTTTTTTGGTGCCGCTCTTTTTCGTGGTGACCGGGATGAATCTCGATTTCCATCCCCTCCTCTCTCAGCCCCAAGACTTGCTTCTGATTCCATGCCTGGTGGTGGTGATGCTTCTGGTGCGGGGGCTTCCGGTGTGGTGGATGAGCCGCCGCGACTGCGCGCAGCCGGCTGCGCGCATTGCCTTGGCCTTCGACGTCTCGACCCAGTTGCCTTTGGTGGTGGCGGTGGTCGTGATAGCGCAGCGACAGGGAGTTTTGAGCATGCGCGTTGTGACTTTATTCATCTCGGCAGCGATGGTGACGGTGATGCTCTTTCCTGGCATCGCGAGCAGGATCCTGGCGTTGATTGACGCTTCCCCCAGGACGCTGAAATCAGAAGTCCCTTAG
- the larE gene encoding ATP-dependent sacrificial sulfur transferase LarE has product MEGTARTFRQLDLLSDELQSQLEQLRAWLRSQQRVCVAYSGGVDSSLVAAIAWEQLGTGAIAITGVSPALAPQLHEEARQQAAWLGIRHQEVATSELEDPDYTSNPPERCFACKRELHRHLAAIAAQAGQAQVVDGVNHDDLGDHRPGIEAARQAGVRSPLAELGLSKLAVRQISRSLGFPWWDKPAQPCLASRFPYGDPIGAERLRRVGAAEAWLRGQGFDDVRVRCQGATARIEVPSDQIDTLLLRLPRVALVERFLALGFTSVSLDLEGLVSGKLNRELALGDHQQVAIP; this is encoded by the coding sequence ATGGAGGGGACGGCTCGCACATTTCGCCAGCTCGATCTTCTCTCTGATGAGTTGCAGAGCCAGCTCGAGCAGCTGCGCGCCTGGCTGCGCTCACAGCAACGGGTGTGTGTGGCCTACTCCGGCGGGGTGGACAGCAGCTTGGTGGCGGCCATCGCCTGGGAGCAGCTCGGCACTGGGGCGATCGCGATCACCGGGGTCTCCCCGGCGTTGGCGCCTCAGTTGCACGAAGAGGCCCGGCAACAGGCCGCCTGGCTGGGCATCCGCCATCAGGAGGTGGCCACCAGCGAACTGGAGGATCCTGACTACACCAGCAACCCGCCGGAGCGCTGTTTCGCCTGCAAGCGGGAGCTGCATCGGCACTTGGCTGCCATCGCAGCCCAGGCCGGTCAGGCCCAGGTGGTGGATGGGGTGAATCACGATGATCTGGGTGACCACCGCCCCGGCATTGAGGCGGCCAGGCAGGCGGGTGTGCGCTCGCCCCTGGCCGAACTGGGGCTGAGCAAGCTGGCTGTGCGCCAGATCTCCCGCTCGCTTGGATTCCCCTGGTGGGACAAGCCCGCTCAACCGTGCCTGGCGTCACGCTTCCCTTACGGTGATCCGATCGGCGCCGAACGCCTGCGCCGCGTTGGCGCCGCAGAGGCGTGGCTGCGGGGGCAGGGTTTTGACGACGTGCGCGTCCGTTGCCAGGGGGCAACGGCACGGATCGAGGTGCCGAGCGACCAAATCGACACGTTGCTGCTCAGGCTCCCCCGCGTTGCCCTGGTGGAACGGTTTCTGGCGCTGGGGTTCACCAGCGTCAGCCTGGATCTTGAAGGCCTTGTCAGCGGCAAGCTGAACCGTGAACTCGCCCTGGGGGATCACCAGCAGGTGGCGATCCCCTAG
- the speD gene encoding adenosylmethionine decarboxylase — protein MEQTLSCLHPNPGWGGADSSTATGSDVPNATDMVGKHCILELYDCDASKLDDEAFLRTTITTAAKRAGATLLNLITHRFEPQGVTGLALLAESHISIHTWPESGYAAVDVFTCGDHTMPEKACAVLRDELRAGRHQLRSFRRETPAAVAHTPRDPQAELRAA, from the coding sequence ATGGAGCAGACCCTGTCTTGCCTGCATCCCAACCCGGGATGGGGCGGCGCCGATTCCTCAACAGCCACCGGTTCCGACGTGCCCAATGCCACCGACATGGTGGGCAAGCACTGCATTCTCGAGCTCTACGACTGCGACGCCTCCAAGCTCGACGACGAAGCCTTCCTGAGGACCACCATCACCACTGCAGCGAAACGTGCTGGTGCCACACTCCTCAACCTGATCACCCACCGATTCGAACCTCAGGGCGTGACGGGACTGGCTCTTCTGGCTGAATCCCACATCTCGATCCACACCTGGCCTGAAAGCGGCTACGCGGCGGTGGATGTGTTCACCTGCGGTGATCACACCATGCCCGAGAAAGCCTGCGCCGTGTTGCGGGATGAACTGAGGGCCGGTCGCCATCAACTCCGCAGCTTCAGGCGCGAGACCCCCGCCGCTGTGGCCCACACCCCTCGGGATCCCCAGGCCGAACTCCGGGCAGCGTGA
- the recF gene encoding DNA replication/repair protein RecF: protein MRLHQLELQGFRNYGHLQLRIEAPRLLVIGRNGVGKSNLLEAVELLGSLRSHRASQDQDLIHWDQSRAVLRAMAAEQDQLELELRRKGGRQARRNGRVLERQLDLIGPLRCVGFSALDLQLVRGEPALRRQWLDRVVLQLEPVYGDLISRYGRLLRQRAQLWRRQSTATPEREQLLEVFDQQMALVSTRIHRRRRRALARLQPLAAAWQHQLSDGHEALELRYEAGSRLEGEEAEEPWRQAIAAQLLAQRAEEARLGSCRVGPQRDEIALMLDGIAARRFASAGQQRTLVLALKLAELQLVQELWGEPPLLLLDDVLAELDPHRQLALLEAVGGTHQCLISATHLDAFEGSWRAGSQILNAELLNHDMELR from the coding sequence ATTCGGCTACACCAGCTCGAGCTGCAGGGGTTCCGGAACTACGGCCACCTGCAGCTCAGGATCGAGGCACCTCGACTGCTGGTGATCGGCCGCAATGGGGTGGGGAAATCCAATCTTCTCGAAGCGGTCGAGCTGCTTGGAAGCCTGCGCTCCCATCGCGCCAGCCAGGATCAGGATCTGATCCACTGGGATCAGAGCCGGGCCGTGCTCCGAGCCATGGCGGCAGAGCAGGATCAGCTGGAGCTGGAACTGCGACGCAAGGGAGGTCGGCAGGCCCGCCGCAACGGTCGGGTGCTGGAGCGTCAGCTCGATCTCATCGGCCCCCTGCGTTGCGTGGGATTCAGCGCCCTCGACCTGCAGCTGGTGCGGGGGGAGCCGGCGCTGCGCCGCCAATGGCTGGATCGGGTGGTTCTCCAACTGGAGCCGGTCTATGGCGATCTGATCAGTCGCTATGGCCGCTTGCTGCGTCAACGGGCCCAGCTCTGGCGGCGGCAGAGCACCGCCACGCCGGAACGGGAGCAGCTGCTCGAGGTCTTTGATCAGCAGATGGCCCTGGTGAGCACCCGGATCCATCGGCGCCGGCGCCGGGCCCTGGCGAGGCTGCAACCCCTGGCGGCGGCCTGGCAGCACCAGCTCAGCGACGGCCACGAAGCGCTCGAACTTCGGTATGAGGCGGGCAGCCGACTGGAGGGCGAAGAAGCGGAGGAGCCCTGGCGGCAGGCGATTGCGGCCCAGCTGCTGGCCCAGCGTGCCGAAGAGGCTCGGCTGGGGAGCTGTCGCGTCGGACCCCAGCGCGATGAAATCGCCCTGATGCTCGATGGCATCGCCGCGCGCCGATTCGCGTCCGCCGGGCAACAGCGCACCCTGGTGCTGGCCCTGAAACTGGCCGAACTGCAGCTGGTGCAGGAGCTCTGGGGGGAACCGCCACTGCTGTTGCTCGATGACGTGCTGGCAGAACTGGATCCCCATCGCCAACTGGCGCTGCTGGAGGCCGTGGGCGGCACGCATCAATGCCTGATCAGCGCCACCCACCTGGACGCCTTTGAAGGGAGCTGGCGCGCCGGATCCCAGATCCTCAACGCGGAGTTGTTGAACCACGACATGGAACTGCGTTAA